One stretch of Euphorbia lathyris chromosome 7, ddEupLath1.1, whole genome shotgun sequence DNA includes these proteins:
- the LOC136201225 gene encoding uncharacterized protein isoform X1, with amino-acid sequence MESVKKRKKYKRRLCPVLKPHRPILNDYSDEDTISPTSQQLPTLGANQEGWRQISREKKVQSAANINEATRNATARTPSSVASMNDLRNKRITTSSPRTRATFDDEGLHSSLSRSTLDKMRRTIINNADNENVDEIDACHLQGSDHPQSDNPIDNHESDYPCLSDTEISAENSETFRARSVGRGPYKGMDLDKLTNGRKNKLVVFIPPGRYFRPIGKHSNKLSSWLGYCARIYRPPTESWDEIEKKHRSRLWAMIQDYFDVSTDSPEKWKKREELGKEEPDTPEMKKAKFEYFCFFQMKTAYRRWKYKLHNQYRMYSNDEERLKHVPKELSGDAWKDMLKVFGSEDFQEQSYINSTNRASQIVVSSTGLTPFAQVEYKMMDEELGELPKASDVWKATHGITNDQGQTTFHDSQSKRIYEDMQRVEDQPINDNQSVPTSDHVLQQVFGVRSGYVRGKGLGYKAITRGMMSNGKNDEVNALKNEVARLTAELKAHEGHRKAQDEHEVERQQVSESYCRRMEIMLKENSSRSTQNALEEEMQMDL; translated from the exons ATGGAGAGTGTAAAAAAACGCAAGAAGTACAAGAGGAGATTATGTCCGGTACTTAAACCTCACCGACCTATCTTAAATGATTATTCTGATGAAGATACAATTTCCCCGACAAGTCAACAATTGCCTACTTTAGGTGCAAATCAag AGGGATGGAGACAAATCTCAAGAGAAAAGAAGGTACAGAGTGCTGCTAACATTAATGAAGCAACTAGAAATGCAACTGCACGTACACCATCTTCTGTTGCGTCAATGAACG ATCTTAGAAATAAAAGGATTACAACGTCCAGTCCTCGTACACGTGCTACTTTCGATGATGAAGGTTTGCATTCTTCATTAAGCCGATCTACTCTCG ACAAAATGAGGCGTACTATAATCAACAATGCTGATAATGAAAATGTTGATGAGATAGATGCTTGTCACTTGCAAGGTTCTGACCATCCACAATCTGATAATCCCATTGATAATCATGAATCTGACTATCCTTGCCTATCAGATACGGAGATAAGCGCTGAAAATTCAGAAACTTTTCGAG CGAGATCAGTTGGTAGGGGACCATACAAAGGGATGGATCTCGACAAACTTACCAATGGAAGGAAAAACAAATTAGTTGTTTTCATTCCACCGGGCAGATATTTTAGACCAATTGGGAAGCATTCTAATAAATTATCGTCATGGTTAGGATACTGCGCTAGAATTTATAGACCTCCGACTGAGTCTTGGGATGAAATTGAAAAGAAGCACAGGTCCCGTTTGTGGGCTATGATTCAA GACTATTTTGATGTTAGCACTGATAGCCCTGAAAAGTGGAAGAAACGTGAAGAGTTAGGAAAGGAGGAGCCCGATACGCCAGAAATGAAAAAAGCTAAATTTGAGTACTTCTGTTTCTTTCAGATGAAAACGGCATATCGCAGAtggaaatataaattacataaccAATATCGCATGTATAGTAATGATGAGGAACGCTTGAAACATGTTCCTAAAGAACTATCTGGAGATGCTTGGAAAGACATGCTTAAAGTTTTTGGAAGCGAGGATTTTCAG GAACAAAGTTATATTAATTCAACTAATCGTGCTTCTCAAATAGTGGTTTCTTCAACTGGTCTAACCCCTTTCGCACAAGTAGAGTATAAAATG ATGGATGAGGAATTAGGCGAATTGCCAAAGGCTTCTGATGTGTGGAAGGCCACTCATGGAATTACAAATGACCAAGGACAAACTACATTCCATGATTCACAATCAAAAAGGATTTAT GAAGATATGCAAAGGGTTGAAGATCAGCCGATAAATGATAATCAGTCTGTTCCCACATCAGATCATGTGCTACAACAGGTATTTGGAGTTAGATCAGGATATGTTCGTGGTAAAGGATTGGGATATAAAGCAATTACTAGAGGAATGATGTCTAATGGTaaaaatgatgaagttaatgcGCTTAAAAATGAGGTTGCAAGACTGACAGCTGAATTAAAGGCACACGAAGGGCATAGAAAGGCGCAAGATGAACATGAGGTGGAGCGACAACAGGTTTCTGAATCGTATTGCAGAAGGATGGAAATAATGTTAAAAGAAAATAGCTCAAGGAGTACACAGAATGCTTTG GAGGAAGAGATGCAAATGGACTTGTGA
- the LOC136201225 gene encoding uncharacterized protein isoform X2, producing MESVKKRKKYKRRLCPVLKPHRPILNDYSDEDTISPTSQQLPTLGANQEGWRQISREKKVQSAANINEATRNATARTPSSVASMNDLRNKRITTSSPRTRATFDDEGLHSSLSRSTLDKMRRTIINNADNENVDEIDACHLQGSDHPQSDNPIDNHESDYPCLSDTEISAENSETFRGYCARIYRPPTESWDEIEKKHRSRLWAMIQDYFDVSTDSPEKWKKREELGKEEPDTPEMKKAKFEYFCFFQMKTAYRRWKYKLHNQYRMYSNDEERLKHVPKELSGDAWKDMLKVFGSEDFQEQSYINSTNRASQIVVSSTGLTPFAQVEYKMMDEELGELPKASDVWKATHGITNDQGQTTFHDSQSKRIYEDMQRVEDQPINDNQSVPTSDHVLQQVFGVRSGYVRGKGLGYKAITRGMMSNGKNDEVNALKNEVARLTAELKAHEGHRKAQDEHEVERQQVSESYCRRMEIMLKENSSRSTQNALEEEMQMDL from the exons ATGGAGAGTGTAAAAAAACGCAAGAAGTACAAGAGGAGATTATGTCCGGTACTTAAACCTCACCGACCTATCTTAAATGATTATTCTGATGAAGATACAATTTCCCCGACAAGTCAACAATTGCCTACTTTAGGTGCAAATCAag AGGGATGGAGACAAATCTCAAGAGAAAAGAAGGTACAGAGTGCTGCTAACATTAATGAAGCAACTAGAAATGCAACTGCACGTACACCATCTTCTGTTGCGTCAATGAACG ATCTTAGAAATAAAAGGATTACAACGTCCAGTCCTCGTACACGTGCTACTTTCGATGATGAAGGTTTGCATTCTTCATTAAGCCGATCTACTCTCG ACAAAATGAGGCGTACTATAATCAACAATGCTGATAATGAAAATGTTGATGAGATAGATGCTTGTCACTTGCAAGGTTCTGACCATCCACAATCTGATAATCCCATTGATAATCATGAATCTGACTATCCTTGCCTATCAGATACGGAGATAAGCGCTGAAAATTCAGAAACTTTTCGAG GATACTGCGCTAGAATTTATAGACCTCCGACTGAGTCTTGGGATGAAATTGAAAAGAAGCACAGGTCCCGTTTGTGGGCTATGATTCAA GACTATTTTGATGTTAGCACTGATAGCCCTGAAAAGTGGAAGAAACGTGAAGAGTTAGGAAAGGAGGAGCCCGATACGCCAGAAATGAAAAAAGCTAAATTTGAGTACTTCTGTTTCTTTCAGATGAAAACGGCATATCGCAGAtggaaatataaattacataaccAATATCGCATGTATAGTAATGATGAGGAACGCTTGAAACATGTTCCTAAAGAACTATCTGGAGATGCTTGGAAAGACATGCTTAAAGTTTTTGGAAGCGAGGATTTTCAG GAACAAAGTTATATTAATTCAACTAATCGTGCTTCTCAAATAGTGGTTTCTTCAACTGGTCTAACCCCTTTCGCACAAGTAGAGTATAAAATG ATGGATGAGGAATTAGGCGAATTGCCAAAGGCTTCTGATGTGTGGAAGGCCACTCATGGAATTACAAATGACCAAGGACAAACTACATTCCATGATTCACAATCAAAAAGGATTTAT GAAGATATGCAAAGGGTTGAAGATCAGCCGATAAATGATAATCAGTCTGTTCCCACATCAGATCATGTGCTACAACAGGTATTTGGAGTTAGATCAGGATATGTTCGTGGTAAAGGATTGGGATATAAAGCAATTACTAGAGGAATGATGTCTAATGGTaaaaatgatgaagttaatgcGCTTAAAAATGAGGTTGCAAGACTGACAGCTGAATTAAAGGCACACGAAGGGCATAGAAAGGCGCAAGATGAACATGAGGTGGAGCGACAACAGGTTTCTGAATCGTATTGCAGAAGGATGGAAATAATGTTAAAAGAAAATAGCTCAAGGAGTACACAGAATGCTTTG GAGGAAGAGATGCAAATGGACTTGTGA